From Bacillus sp. FSL K6-3431, the proteins below share one genomic window:
- a CDS encoding CDP-glycerol glycerophosphotransferase family protein — MVREVFITVYLSVFKLIFNFFNLFPLKEKVTFVVSFGDNSQYVYEEIREQKAPVEVVVLYKGSSDRYFRSKQGIKLIPLNLLNMFKSIYHLATSKYIFIDNYFGFLAVTDFKQEVECIQLWHASGAIKKFGLEDLSIKKRSNRAKKRFLQVYKKFHKVVVGSDVMAKTFIKAFDLSNDNILRTGIPRTDFFYNEVLHKNILDNLNKEVPEIKNKKKILYAPTYRDNQLDQFEMKLDLEKMMNELAENYVLLLRLHPAVKSTINYSEQYPEFVYDYSSSNYDINELLLFGDYLITDYSSLPYEFSLLNKPMIFFAYDLETYSKERGLLDHYEQMVPGPIVKQTDDVIYLLKEKQFDFKQIKDYAEEWNKYSKGHSSKSIVQYMFKKDSIRMK; from the coding sequence ATGGTTAGAGAAGTTTTTATTACGGTGTACTTATCTGTTTTTAAGCTTATTTTCAACTTTTTCAATCTCTTCCCACTTAAAGAAAAAGTGACTTTCGTCGTTTCTTTTGGTGATAATAGTCAATATGTATACGAAGAGATACGAGAGCAAAAAGCGCCTGTGGAAGTAGTTGTTCTGTATAAAGGCTCTAGCGACAGATACTTTCGTTCAAAGCAAGGTATTAAATTAATTCCATTAAATCTGTTAAATATGTTCAAATCTATTTATCATTTAGCGACTTCTAAGTATATTTTTATTGATAATTATTTTGGCTTTTTAGCAGTAACTGATTTTAAACAAGAAGTAGAATGTATACAATTATGGCATGCTTCAGGGGCGATCAAAAAGTTTGGATTAGAAGATTTATCTATAAAGAAGCGTAGCAACAGAGCCAAAAAACGATTTTTGCAAGTATATAAAAAATTTCATAAAGTGGTCGTTGGATCGGATGTCATGGCAAAGACGTTTATCAAGGCTTTCGACCTCTCGAATGACAATATACTAAGAACGGGTATTCCACGTACAGACTTTTTTTACAATGAAGTACTTCATAAAAATATTCTTGACAACCTGAATAAGGAAGTACCGGAAATAAAAAATAAAAAAAAGATTCTTTATGCTCCCACCTATCGAGACAATCAATTGGATCAATTTGAAATGAAACTGGATTTAGAAAAAATGATGAATGAATTGGCAGAAAATTACGTTCTGTTATTAAGATTACATCCAGCTGTGAAGAGTACAATCAATTATTCAGAGCAATATCCAGAATTTGTTTATGATTATTCATCTTCGAACTATGATATAAATGAATTATTATTATTTGGCGACTACTTGATAACAGATTATTCGTCACTTCCTTATGAATTCTCGCTATTAAACAAACCGATGATTTTCTTTGCATATGACTTAGAAACTTATTCAAAAGAAAGAGGTTTATTGGATCATTATGAGCAGATGGTTCCGGGACCAATTGTAAAGCAAACGGATGATGTCATCTATTTATTGAAGGAAAAACAATTTGATTTTAAACAAATAAAGGATTATGCGGAGGAATGGAATAAATACTCCAAAGGTCATTCCAGTAAAAGTATAGTACAATATATGTTTAAGAAAGATTCCATTCGCATGAAGTGA
- the tagD gene encoding glycerol-3-phosphate cytidylyltransferase, with the protein MKKVLTYGTFDLLHIGHINLLKRAKDLGDYLVVGLSADSFNEEKKKESYHSFENRKIILESIRFVDEVISEHSWDQKVQDVLKHEIDLFVMGDDWEGHFDFLKQYCEVIYLPRTQGVSTSQIKTDINCVENG; encoded by the coding sequence ATGAAAAAGGTGCTAACATATGGAACGTTTGATTTGCTCCATATTGGACATATTAATTTGTTAAAAAGAGCGAAGGATTTAGGAGATTATTTAGTTGTTGGTTTGTCAGCAGATTCATTTAATGAGGAAAAGAAAAAGGAATCGTATCATAGCTTTGAGAATCGGAAGATTATTCTAGAATCCATTAGGTTTGTTGATGAAGTCATATCCGAACATAGTTGGGATCAAAAAGTTCAAGATGTGCTGAAACATGAAATTGATCTCTTTGTAATGGGAGACGATTGGGAAGGACACTTTGATTTTTTAAAACAATATTGTGAAGTAATTTATTTACCCCGAACGCAAGGAGTATCCACTTCCCAAATTAAAACGGATATTAACTGTGTGGAAAATGGTTAG
- a CDS encoding ABC transporter permease, which produces MKSAINVIKEQIENFYLIRRLSLYELKSNNKSNYLGTAWEIINPVIQILIYWFVFGSIRQRADVEVAPGMDVPFILWLLGGFILWNFFYQATIQGSKSIYTRLRMLSKMNFPMSVIPNIVLFSQFYIHIIMLVITIAIFQLSGYYLTIYFLQFFYFIFATFCLIFAISLITSTFSTIIRDVHMFLNATLRMLLYLSPILWQITSLEEPLPTIMKLNPLYYLIEGYRSALFGLDWYFIENWQYTLYFWAVVIGLFIIGSIVHVKFRRHFIDYL; this is translated from the coding sequence ATGAAATCTGCAATTAATGTTATTAAAGAGCAAATAGAGAACTTTTATCTAATTAGAAGGCTTTCACTATATGAATTAAAAAGTAACAATAAAAGCAATTACTTAGGTACAGCGTGGGAAATTATAAACCCTGTTATTCAAATTCTCATATACTGGTTTGTGTTTGGGAGTATAAGGCAAAGGGCTGACGTTGAAGTCGCACCTGGAATGGATGTTCCTTTTATTCTTTGGTTATTAGGTGGTTTTATATTATGGAACTTCTTTTATCAGGCTACGATTCAAGGATCGAAGTCCATTTACACTAGACTTCGGATGCTCTCAAAGATGAACTTTCCAATGAGTGTAATACCGAATATTGTATTGTTTTCGCAATTCTATATTCACATTATTATGTTAGTAATTACAATCGCAATATTTCAGTTATCTGGTTATTATTTGACCATTTATTTTTTACAATTTTTTTATTTTATATTCGCTACTTTTTGTTTAATATTCGCTATCTCTCTTATCACGTCAACCTTTTCAACTATTATAAGAGATGTTCACATGTTTCTAAATGCAACATTACGTATGCTTCTGTATTTATCACCAATACTATGGCAGATAACAAGCTTAGAAGAACCATTACCGACGATTATGAAACTAAACCCATTGTATTATTTAATCGAGGGTTATCGTTCAGCATTGTTTGGTTTGGATTGGTATTTCATTGAAAACTGGCAATACACGCTTTATTTTTGGGCAGTAGTTATAGGACTATTTATTATCGGTTCTATAGTACACGTTAAATTTAGAAGACATTTTATAGATTATTTATAA